In Taeniopygia guttata chromosome 7, bTaeGut7.mat, whole genome shotgun sequence, a single window of DNA contains:
- the ERMN gene encoding ermin, which yields MVRPGLGTGEAPGPSRRGPEPGPRGQEQLPTRGSGHGPARPGTALSMTEEVPAAATMPACNGSVPPRDGPIQVIGALQEIAKSVGTVPYANAEMSPDTSPAEENLEENRNSLPEDITPESFAGEKRCQEKREESAGTAQQGPADIQDTGTNGQGSGEGPGGTAGTGTAGTGTEGTGTAGTGTAGTGTAGTGTEGTGTAGTGTAGTGTAGTGTAGTGTEGTGTAGTGTAAPGWEAAETAPGSAEPRENAAEEAEEEEAEEEEEDTEEDEVQVIEIKKENSEASRDSGKEPSAPGSPGCNSPLQKAGEPPGLGKKNDISRHSYSRYNTISYRRIRKGNTKQRIDEFESMMHL from the exons ATGGTGCGGCCCGGGCTGGGCACAGGAGAAGCGCCAGGGCCCTCGCGCAGGGGACCAGAGCCGGGCCCGAggggccaggagcagctccccacCCGGGGCagcgggcacggcccggcccggcccggcacggccctCAGCATGACAGAAGAGGTGCCCGCAGCCGCCACCATGCCGGCGTGCAACGGGAGCGTTCCCCCGCGGGATGGCCCAATCCAGGTCATCGGTGCCCTCCAAGAAATTGCAAAATCTGTTGGGACAGTCCCGTACGCAAATGCAGAAATGAGCCCTGACACTTCACCTGCAGAGGAGAATctggaggaaaacagaaattcatTGCCAGAGGACATCACGCCTGAGAGTTTTGCTGGAGAGAAGCGATGCCAAG AAAAGCGAGAGGAGAGCgctgggacagcacagcagggaccAGCGGATATCCAGGACACAGGGACCAATGGCCAGGGATCAGGGGAAG GGCCGGGTGGCACGGCAGGGACCGGCACGGCAGGGACCGGCACGGAGGGGACCGGCACGGCAGGGACCGGCACGGCGGGGACCGGCACGGCGGGGACGGGCACGGAGGGGACCGGCACGGCGGGGACGGGCACAGCGGGGACCGGCACGGCGGGGACCGGCACAGCAGGGACCGGCACGGAGGGGACCGGCACGGCTGGGACCGGCACGGCCGCGCCCGGCTGGGAGGCGGCGGAGACCGCCCCGGGCAGCGCCGAGCCCAGAGAGAACGCGGCcgaggaggcggaggaggaggaggcggaggaggaggaggaggacaccGAGGAGGATGAAGTTCAGGTGATTGAAATCAAGAAGGAGAACAGCGAGGCGTCCCGAGACAGCGGCAAGGAACCCTCGgccccgggcagccccggctgcaACTCCCCGCTGCAGAAAGCGGGGGAGCCGCCCGGCCTGGGGAAGAAGAACGACATCTCCAGACACAGCTACTCCAGGTACAACACAATCTCCTACCGGAGGATCCGCAAAGGAAACACCAAACAGCGGATCGACGAGTTCGAGTCCATGATGCACTTATGA
- the CYTIP gene encoding cytohesin-interacting protein isoform X2 has translation MTWGPSSLALPAACPARGWQPGHGPALSLSPMALRRLLQPGPGPGPGPGPGPGPAGGEPALPADGRRIQRLASTVGTLPRGRRQLALARSSSLEDSSKPQRHLVAILKEDKETFGFEIQTIRFPHHDDFSLEVCTCVCRIQEESPAHLSGLQTGDILSSINGVSIEGFGHKQIVDLIKSSGNYLRLETVNGALLLRKMQLETKLQALEALHQRWGELRALLARERLLLHHAGGEANDSALLGLEPGEPSPGGGCSSPGPFFPGKPRFSSESSSRSRLSSMTVGSEDSFCQGSAFEDWAAESRSRQPSLDEDCVFPAARSSLRRNRSISLASSGSASPRQLRDSSSCSGSLGTLPRKSRRASVRKHLLKFIPGFHRPLEEEESRV, from the exons ATGACGTGGGGCCCTTCCTCCCTCGCCCTCCCGGCAGCGTGTCCCGCTCGGGGCTGGCAGCCGGGCCATGGCCCTGCGCTCTCCCTGAGCCCCATGGCCCTGCGGCGGCTCctgcagcccggccccggccccggccccggccccggccccggccccggccccgcgggcggGGAGCCGGCGCTGCCCGCGGACGGCAGGAGGATTCAGCGCCTGGCCAGCACGGTGGGCACGCTGCCCCGCGGGCGCAGGCAG ctTGCCTTGGCCAGATCCAGCTCCTTGGAGGACTCCTCCAAGCCACAGAG GCACCTCGTTGCTATACTGAAAGAAGATAAAGAGACGTTTGGGTTTGAAATCCAG ACTATTAGGTTTCCACACCACGATGATTTCTCCCTGGAGGTGTGCACTTGTGTCTGCAGGATCCAAGAGGAAAGCCCTGCCCACCTCTCCGGCCTTCAGACTG GTGACATCCTCAGCAGCATCAACGGCGTGAGCATCGAGGGCTTCGGTCACAAGCAGATAGTGGACTTGATAAAGTCTTCAGGGAACTATTTGAG GTTAGAGACCGTCAACGGGGCCTTGCTCCTGAGGAAGATGCAGCTGGAGACCAAACTGCAGGCTCTCGAG GCGCTGCACCAGCGGTGGGGAGAGCTGCGGGCGCTGCTGGCCCGGGAGCGGCTCCTGCTGCACCATGCGGGTG gGGAGGCGAACGACAGCGCTCTGCTGGGCCTGGAGCCCGGAGAGCCCAGCCCGGgggggggctgcagctccccgGGACCCTTCTTCCCGGGCAAGCCGCGCTTCTCCAGCGAGAGCAGCTCCCGCAGCCGCCTGAGCTCCATGACGGTGGGCAGCGAGGACAGCTTCTGCCAGGGCAGCGCCTTCGAGGACTGGGCGGCAGAGAGCCGGAGCCGGCAGCCCAGCCTGGACGAGGACTGCGTGTTCCCCGCGGCCCGGAGCTCGCTGCGCAGGAACCGCAGCATCAGCCTGGCCAGCAGCGGCTCCGCGTCCCCGCGGCAGCTCCgcgacagcagcagctgctccggCAGCCTCGGCACCCTCCCGCGCAAGAGCCGCAGGGCCAGTGTGCGCAAGCACCTGCTGAAATTCATCCCGGGCTTTCACCGGCCGCTGGAAGAGGAGGAAAGCCGGGTCTGA
- the CYTIP gene encoding cytohesin-interacting protein isoform X1, translating to MTWGPSSLALPAACPARGWQPGHGPALSLSPMALRRLLQPGPGPGPGPGPGPGPAGGEPALPADGRRIQRLASTVGTLPRGRRQLALARSSSLEDSSKPQRHLVAILKEDKETFGFEIQTIRFPHHDDFSLEVCTCVCRIQEESPAHLSGLQTGDILSSINGVSIEGFGHKQIVDLIKSSGNYLRLETVNGALLLRKMQLETKLQALEQALHQRWGELRALLARERLLLHHAGGEANDSALLGLEPGEPSPGGGCSSPGPFFPGKPRFSSESSSRSRLSSMTVGSEDSFCQGSAFEDWAAESRSRQPSLDEDCVFPAARSSLRRNRSISLASSGSASPRQLRDSSSCSGSLGTLPRKSRRASVRKHLLKFIPGFHRPLEEEESRV from the exons ATGACGTGGGGCCCTTCCTCCCTCGCCCTCCCGGCAGCGTGTCCCGCTCGGGGCTGGCAGCCGGGCCATGGCCCTGCGCTCTCCCTGAGCCCCATGGCCCTGCGGCGGCTCctgcagcccggccccggccccggccccggccccggccccggccccggccccgcgggcggGGAGCCGGCGCTGCCCGCGGACGGCAGGAGGATTCAGCGCCTGGCCAGCACGGTGGGCACGCTGCCCCGCGGGCGCAGGCAG ctTGCCTTGGCCAGATCCAGCTCCTTGGAGGACTCCTCCAAGCCACAGAG GCACCTCGTTGCTATACTGAAAGAAGATAAAGAGACGTTTGGGTTTGAAATCCAG ACTATTAGGTTTCCACACCACGATGATTTCTCCCTGGAGGTGTGCACTTGTGTCTGCAGGATCCAAGAGGAAAGCCCTGCCCACCTCTCCGGCCTTCAGACTG GTGACATCCTCAGCAGCATCAACGGCGTGAGCATCGAGGGCTTCGGTCACAAGCAGATAGTGGACTTGATAAAGTCTTCAGGGAACTATTTGAG GTTAGAGACCGTCAACGGGGCCTTGCTCCTGAGGAAGATGCAGCTGGAGACCAAACTGCAGGCTCTCGAG CAGGCGCTGCACCAGCGGTGGGGAGAGCTGCGGGCGCTGCTGGCCCGGGAGCGGCTCCTGCTGCACCATGCGGGTG gGGAGGCGAACGACAGCGCTCTGCTGGGCCTGGAGCCCGGAGAGCCCAGCCCGGgggggggctgcagctccccgGGACCCTTCTTCCCGGGCAAGCCGCGCTTCTCCAGCGAGAGCAGCTCCCGCAGCCGCCTGAGCTCCATGACGGTGGGCAGCGAGGACAGCTTCTGCCAGGGCAGCGCCTTCGAGGACTGGGCGGCAGAGAGCCGGAGCCGGCAGCCCAGCCTGGACGAGGACTGCGTGTTCCCCGCGGCCCGGAGCTCGCTGCGCAGGAACCGCAGCATCAGCCTGGCCAGCAGCGGCTCCGCGTCCCCGCGGCAGCTCCgcgacagcagcagctgctccggCAGCCTCGGCACCCTCCCGCGCAAGAGCCGCAGGGCCAGTGTGCGCAAGCACCTGCTGAAATTCATCCCGGGCTTTCACCGGCCGCTGGAAGAGGAGGAAAGCCGGGTCTGA